A window of Pirellula sp. SH-Sr6A contains these coding sequences:
- a CDS encoding M24 family metallopeptidase, whose product MPIAKMMAGVPVLNAGLYRTAGFLVGDPVVWIELSDGELSERHFILRDIELDRAKKHSRATHCWSPNDFAPKGGLSGDRETATAQSAAEFLRRRKLESVIVDRSIPMIYVHMLREAGLEVQCDLDWGILERRQKTAEEIEKIYFAQQQTEKVMERACSTVACAEADRDGILYHDGGPLTSERLQSLIDVWLLELGFSNPTSIVAGGPVGADCHDHGHGYLRTAEPVIVDIFPRDKKTLYNGDCTRTVVHGVISETLARMHSTVVRAKGAATSAVRAGVTGQQVHEATIRSMEQDGYSMGLPPADAPDSYTAMTHGTGHGLGLEVHEPPLLAMGGPTLLVGDVVTIEPGLYCKAIGGIRVEDIVVVESNGCRSLNHLHEGLDWK is encoded by the coding sequence ATGCCAATCGCAAAGATGATGGCCGGGGTTCCAGTTTTGAACGCCGGGCTCTACCGTACCGCTGGGTTTTTAGTGGGTGACCCTGTGGTTTGGATTGAGTTGAGCGACGGTGAGTTATCCGAGCGCCATTTCATCTTGCGCGATATTGAGTTGGACCGCGCTAAGAAGCATTCGCGGGCGACCCATTGTTGGTCTCCCAACGATTTCGCTCCCAAGGGCGGATTGTCTGGGGATCGCGAGACAGCGACAGCGCAGTCCGCTGCGGAGTTCCTGCGCCGCCGCAAACTTGAGTCGGTAATCGTCGATCGATCGATCCCGATGATTTATGTTCACATGCTTCGCGAGGCGGGGCTTGAGGTCCAATGCGATCTCGATTGGGGGATCCTCGAGAGACGTCAAAAGACGGCGGAAGAGATTGAAAAAATCTACTTCGCGCAGCAGCAGACTGAGAAAGTCATGGAACGGGCGTGCAGCACAGTAGCTTGCGCCGAAGCGGATCGCGACGGAATCCTTTACCACGATGGTGGTCCCCTCACTTCCGAACGACTGCAATCGCTCATCGACGTATGGCTCCTCGAGTTGGGATTCTCCAATCCGACGTCCATTGTGGCCGGGGGCCCTGTCGGCGCCGATTGCCACGACCATGGTCATGGCTATCTACGAACCGCGGAACCGGTCATCGTCGACATTTTCCCTCGAGACAAAAAGACGTTGTACAACGGTGATTGCACACGGACCGTGGTGCATGGGGTGATTTCTGAAACGCTCGCCCGGATGCATTCGACGGTCGTGCGAGCCAAGGGGGCAGCGACGTCCGCAGTTCGGGCCGGGGTAACGGGTCAGCAAGTCCACGAAGCGACGATTCGCTCGATGGAGCAAGACGGTTATTCGATGGGACTGCCTCCTGCCGATGCTCCCGATTCGTATACGGCCATGACTCATGGTACGGGGCACGGTCTCGGATTAGAGGTTCACGAACCTCCGTTGCTGGCAATGGGAGGTCCAACACTGCTCGTTGGCGATGTGGTGACCATTGAGCCGGGACTCTATTGCAAAGCGATTGGTGGGATACGCGTCGAAGACATTGTCGTCGTCGAGTCGAACGGTTGCAGGAGTTTGAATCACCTTCACGAAGGGCTGGATTGGAAATAG
- a CDS encoding DUF3253 domain-containing protein yields MAKSRWLEHEEPGSQDVKNEILRLLWSLNKGESVCPTDVARAFGPRWRQYVSLVKEVATDMSRDDQLDVIQNGELIDVDERELDSIKGPIRLRLPLRPSAVDND; encoded by the coding sequence ATGGCCAAATCGCGTTGGTTGGAACATGAAGAGCCAGGTAGCCAGGATGTAAAGAATGAGATCCTGCGCCTCCTCTGGTCCCTCAACAAAGGGGAAAGTGTCTGTCCCACCGACGTTGCGCGTGCATTCGGTCCGAGATGGCGTCAGTACGTATCGCTCGTCAAAGAAGTTGCAACCGATATGTCGCGTGACGATCAGCTCGACGTCATCCAGAACGGGGAACTGATCGACGTGGATGAACGGGAACTTGATTCCATCAAAGGCCCTATTCGACTTCGGCTCCCGCTGCGTCCCTCCGCAGTAGATAACGACTAA
- a CDS encoding HTTM domain-containing protein encodes MSSDREPEWLRPVRRFFFEPYAADTLAVIRVASGLMIAYMHAIWLLGSDDFFGPNALVSLDVWNQLHRGPIPDWKWSYLAITDSLLMARLHEVAGIIAGLLAACGLFTRTALILAWFLTLMTVHRLTGFLFGLDQIVLMLTGYLCLAQSNRVASLDRLLVQQAPSFARSRAVRFVTGWHGDTESAYAISWKNRLATRLIQIHLCVIYLFGGLGKLRGEMWWDGSAMWYSAAAYEYQSLDMTWIGFYPFFGAALTHLTLFWEVGYFAIIWPRWTRPIAIAIAWGVHGSIAIYLGMITFGTMMIIANLAFVNPMTMRRIFQAAQRWKGPAS; translated from the coding sequence GTGAGCAGCGATCGTGAACCCGAATGGCTGCGCCCTGTAAGGCGATTCTTTTTTGAACCCTACGCTGCCGACACCCTGGCTGTGATTCGCGTCGCGAGCGGTTTGATGATCGCCTACATGCATGCGATCTGGCTCCTAGGAAGCGACGACTTCTTCGGCCCCAATGCGTTGGTGAGTCTCGATGTTTGGAACCAATTACATCGTGGCCCCATCCCGGACTGGAAGTGGAGCTATCTAGCTATCACGGATAGCCTTCTCATGGCTCGACTCCATGAAGTGGCTGGAATTATCGCGGGCCTACTCGCAGCTTGCGGACTCTTCACCCGCACTGCTTTGATCCTCGCCTGGTTCTTGACGCTGATGACAGTACATCGATTGACAGGCTTCCTATTCGGCCTGGATCAAATCGTCCTGATGCTGACCGGGTACCTTTGCCTAGCACAATCGAATCGCGTGGCGAGCCTGGATCGCCTCCTCGTGCAACAAGCCCCCTCGTTCGCGAGAAGCCGGGCGGTCCGATTTGTCACTGGCTGGCATGGTGACACGGAAAGCGCTTACGCGATCAGTTGGAAGAATCGGCTGGCTACCCGATTGATCCAGATCCACCTATGCGTCATCTATTTGTTTGGTGGCCTTGGTAAACTGCGCGGCGAAATGTGGTGGGACGGAAGTGCGATGTGGTACTCCGCCGCCGCCTACGAATACCAGTCGTTGGACATGACCTGGATCGGCTTTTACCCGTTTTTCGGGGCCGCTCTCACCCACCTTACGTTGTTTTGGGAAGTGGGTTACTTTGCGATCATCTGGCCGCGATGGACCCGGCCCATCGCGATAGCCATCGCCTGGGGCGTTCACGGCTCCATCGCAATTTATCTTGGGATGATCACCTTTGGAACCATGATGATCATCGCGAATCTCGCCTTCGTGAATCCGATGACTATGCGCCGAATTTTCCAAGCCGCCCAGCGTTGGAAAGGGCCAGCGTCATAA
- a CDS encoding 2,3-bisphosphoglycerate-independent phosphoglycerate mutase, translating to MNMHDLTRELQLGNDSKIVMLVADGLGGLPMTPGGKTELETASIPNLSALAEVGVQGASIPVKPGIAPGSGPGHLGLFGYDPLAYQIGRGALEATGIGFELKEGDVAIRCNFCTLDAAGNISDRRAGRISSEESAPLAISLRQIKIPGVEVFVEPVKEHRFVVVLRGAGLSGNVADTDPQKTGVPPLDPRANDAASQKTAEVAKEFLAQARKILAGHPKANFHTMRGFASKPALPSYQEVYGLKAAAIAVYPMYKGLARLVGMDVIGKAQTLAEQIDTLEKAWQDYDFFFIHFKYTDSTGEDGNFSEKVKRIEELDGIMPRIQKLNPTVFIVTGDHSTPSYLKSHSWHPVPTLLVSDCCRPDPHTTFNESTCITGGLGHFEAQYLMTLALSNAGRLGKFGA from the coding sequence ATGAACATGCACGATCTGACACGTGAACTACAGCTGGGCAACGATAGCAAGATCGTGATGCTGGTCGCGGATGGATTGGGGGGGCTGCCGATGACCCCGGGTGGCAAAACGGAATTAGAAACCGCCAGCATTCCCAATCTTTCTGCATTGGCCGAGGTAGGGGTGCAGGGGGCGAGCATTCCCGTCAAACCTGGCATTGCTCCCGGCAGTGGCCCCGGACACTTGGGACTCTTCGGTTACGACCCGCTCGCGTACCAAATTGGTCGCGGTGCGTTGGAAGCGACCGGCATTGGATTCGAGTTGAAAGAAGGGGATGTCGCCATCCGTTGCAATTTCTGCACCTTGGACGCAGCAGGAAATATTTCTGACCGGAGGGCTGGTCGGATCAGCTCGGAGGAGAGCGCTCCACTCGCGATTTCCTTGCGCCAAATCAAGATCCCTGGCGTGGAAGTCTTTGTGGAGCCAGTCAAAGAGCACCGATTCGTCGTCGTTTTGCGCGGGGCAGGCTTGAGTGGTAACGTGGCGGATACCGACCCGCAGAAGACCGGTGTTCCTCCCTTGGATCCCCGTGCCAACGATGCCGCGAGTCAGAAGACGGCGGAGGTAGCCAAGGAGTTTCTCGCACAGGCACGCAAAATCCTGGCTGGGCATCCCAAAGCAAACTTTCATACGATGCGCGGTTTCGCAAGCAAACCGGCTCTGCCATCCTATCAAGAAGTTTATGGTTTGAAGGCGGCTGCTATCGCTGTTTACCCCATGTACAAGGGGCTTGCTCGGCTGGTGGGCATGGATGTTATTGGGAAAGCCCAGACCTTAGCAGAACAAATCGATACCCTTGAGAAGGCTTGGCAGGATTACGACTTCTTCTTTATTCACTTCAAATATACGGATAGCACCGGCGAAGATGGGAACTTCAGTGAGAAGGTCAAACGGATTGAAGAGCTTGATGGAATCATGCCTCGCATTCAAAAGCTGAACCCAACCGTTTTTATCGTGACCGGTGACCACAGCACTCCGAGCTATCTCAAGAGTCATTCGTGGCATCCGGTACCGACGTTGCTGGTATCGGATTGTTGCCGTCCTGATCCTCATACGACGTTTAACGAATCGACCTGCATCACCGGTGGGCTAGGGCATTTCGAGGCGCAATACCTTATGACGCTGGCCCTTTCCAACGCTGGGCGGCTTGGAAAATTCGGCGCATAG
- a CDS encoding Gfo/Idh/MocA family protein: MFQSRAAVVGTGFIGPVHIEGLLRAGVRVQGVLGTSPEKSQSIASRFGLPRAYTHYHELLEDPAVDVVHITSPNRFHFQQTVEALQAGKHVLCEKPLAMDSRESALLVEHAQKSGLKTGVNYNVRFYPLCIEAAEQVRRGELGDLFHVTGSYVQDWLHQPTDFNWRVLQSEGGALRAIADIGTHWLDLIQSISGQSVVAVCADLQTVFPTRTRPAGGTETFTSKLAAPKRDGIDVAIDTEDYGALLFRLESGARGSMHVSQVTAGHKNCIRFEMAGSKKSIAWNSQTPNELWVGHRSNPNSILPRDPSLLSDRAAQHAQYPGGHNEGFPDTFKQLFRSFYASIETPESPMHPTPSFEDGHREILLCEAIHQSAQEQRWIEVGSKCQ, translated from the coding sequence ATGTTTCAATCCAGGGCCGCGGTGGTTGGCACGGGCTTCATTGGGCCCGTCCATATCGAGGGGCTTCTACGTGCAGGTGTGAGAGTACAAGGGGTGCTGGGTACCTCCCCTGAAAAAAGCCAGTCCATCGCCTCCCGTTTCGGCCTTCCGCGTGCGTATACCCATTATCACGAATTGCTCGAGGACCCCGCAGTCGATGTGGTGCATATCACCAGCCCGAATCGATTCCATTTTCAGCAAACCGTCGAAGCCCTCCAGGCGGGAAAACATGTTCTCTGCGAAAAGCCATTGGCGATGGACTCGCGGGAAAGTGCCCTGCTCGTCGAACATGCCCAAAAATCCGGCTTGAAAACCGGTGTGAACTACAACGTCCGCTTCTACCCTCTTTGCATCGAGGCTGCTGAGCAAGTCCGGCGAGGGGAACTGGGTGACCTTTTTCATGTCACTGGAAGCTATGTTCAAGATTGGCTGCATCAACCGACCGACTTCAATTGGCGAGTCCTCCAAAGCGAGGGAGGTGCTCTTCGAGCCATCGCCGATATCGGAACCCACTGGCTGGACTTGATCCAATCGATCTCCGGTCAGAGTGTCGTCGCGGTCTGCGCCGATTTGCAAACTGTCTTCCCTACTCGCACCCGACCTGCGGGTGGAACGGAAACGTTTACGAGCAAGCTTGCTGCACCGAAGCGGGATGGAATCGATGTCGCTATCGACACCGAAGACTATGGGGCACTCCTGTTTCGATTGGAAAGTGGAGCGCGAGGATCTATGCACGTCTCGCAGGTCACCGCGGGGCACAAGAACTGTATTCGGTTTGAAATGGCGGGATCCAAAAAGTCGATCGCCTGGAACAGCCAAACCCCCAACGAACTTTGGGTAGGACACCGCTCAAATCCCAACAGCATTCTGCCTCGCGATCCGTCGCTTTTATCGGATCGCGCTGCCCAGCACGCCCAATACCCGGGTGGACACAATGAAGGCTTTCCCGATACGTTTAAGCAGCTGTTTCGGTCGTTCTATGCGTCGATCGAAACCCCGGAGTCACCGATGCACCCCACCCCTAGTTTCGAGGACGGACATCGCGAAATACTCCTTTGTGAAGCGATTCATCAAAGTGCGCAGGAACAACGCTGGATAGAAGTCGGAAGCAAATGTCAGTAA
- the moaA gene encoding GTP 3',8-cyclase MoaA: MSGPFPPLIDRFGRVHQSLRISVTDACNIRCRYCMPEQVAGFLPQHRLLSFEHITKVVTALAGSSIRKLRITGGEPLMRPQLPQLVSQLRSIPEIEKIAMTTNGMMLEESASSLVEAGLSHFNISLDTLQEETFHRLTRREGVHRVLAGIEGAIRTKASVRLNALIMRDINFDDILPLVEFALERGLVLRFIEFMPLDADRQWSRQQVVSGAELRALLQQRFGSIEPITRTESSQPSTDYRIANQLGVVGFIDPVSSPFCEQCDRLRLTADGKFRNCLFGREEWDVGRLCRENASVAQIHTLALDCVRSKHASHGISDSQFQQPERAMYQIGG, encoded by the coding sequence ATGAGTGGTCCATTCCCCCCTTTGATCGACCGCTTTGGTCGTGTGCACCAGTCGCTTCGCATCAGCGTGACCGATGCGTGCAATATTCGATGCCGATATTGCATGCCCGAACAAGTAGCCGGATTCTTACCGCAGCATCGGCTCCTTTCCTTCGAACATATAACGAAGGTGGTAACGGCGTTGGCCGGATCTAGCATTCGAAAGCTACGCATCACGGGTGGAGAGCCATTGATGCGTCCTCAGCTGCCACAGCTCGTTTCCCAGTTACGATCGATTCCTGAGATCGAGAAGATCGCAATGACGACCAATGGGATGATGCTGGAGGAATCCGCAAGTTCCTTGGTGGAAGCAGGGCTTTCCCATTTCAATATCTCGCTGGATACGCTGCAGGAGGAAACCTTTCATCGATTGACACGGCGCGAGGGAGTACATCGCGTTTTGGCTGGGATCGAAGGGGCCATTCGGACGAAGGCTTCTGTTCGATTGAATGCCCTCATCATGCGGGACATCAATTTCGACGACATCCTGCCCCTTGTGGAATTTGCACTAGAGAGAGGTCTGGTGTTGCGGTTTATCGAGTTCATGCCTCTCGATGCCGATCGGCAGTGGAGTCGGCAGCAGGTGGTATCCGGGGCTGAATTGCGGGCATTGCTTCAGCAACGGTTCGGTTCGATCGAGCCAATAACCCGCACGGAGTCCTCGCAGCCCTCAACCGACTATCGAATTGCAAACCAATTGGGAGTCGTTGGATTCATCGACCCCGTTTCCTCTCCCTTCTGTGAGCAATGCGACCGTCTTCGCCTGACTGCCGACGGTAAATTTCGGAACTGCCTCTTTGGAAGGGAGGAGTGGGACGTTGGGCGTCTATGCCGAGAGAATGCGAGCGTCGCGCAGATCCATACCCTCGCATTGGATTGTGTGCGTTCCAAGCACGCATCCCACGGCATTTCCGATTCCCAATTCCAGCAACCTGAGCGGGCCATGTATCAGATTGGTGGTTAG
- a CDS encoding molybdenum cofactor biosynthesis protein MoaE, with amino-acid sequence MIEITQDPIPIAKLLELSLDESCGATVAFVGTTRRWTDGRETAYLEYQAYTEMALAKMEELSREAHARWPLEKLCLVHRIGIVEIKEPSVAVVVSTPHRAEAFEAGRWLIDELKKRVPIWKKEWFAAQAPQWVHPVPGSSPHSAPDSASSSSPDSASSSGETT; translated from the coding sequence ATGATTGAAATCACACAGGATCCGATCCCCATTGCGAAATTGCTGGAACTCTCGCTCGACGAATCGTGCGGAGCGACGGTCGCATTTGTCGGGACGACGCGTCGTTGGACCGATGGCCGCGAAACGGCCTATTTGGAGTACCAGGCTTATACCGAGATGGCCTTGGCTAAGATGGAGGAGCTTTCACGGGAGGCCCATGCCCGTTGGCCCCTTGAGAAGCTTTGTTTGGTCCATCGGATCGGTATTGTCGAGATCAAAGAACCAAGCGTTGCAGTCGTCGTTAGCACCCCACACCGAGCTGAAGCGTTTGAGGCAGGCCGATGGTTGATCGACGAACTGAAGAAACGCGTTCCGATTTGGAAAAAAGAATGGTTCGCCGCGCAAGCCCCACAGTGGGTTCATCCGGTACCTGGATCTTCGCCCCATTCTGCCCCCGATTCGGCATCTAGTTCTTCGCCCGATTCGGCATCGTCCTCGGGTGAAACGACATGA
- a CDS encoding cyanophycinase: MPSLVRKIIASFAAVVPSIGIPFIASTTTCFGQDATELVVAPEFTVASRLPPRLESESIDVRVQKEVRGRILLCGGGVLPQQIREVFHEEGLGRNGRLVLIPTASALSDLGDFTHWVNYWSGFQWQSVEILHAPDRNTAMHDTRSVESLSNASAVWISGGDQSRLAERYAGTPIESALMSVVSRGGIVGGTSAGAAIASSLMIAGGWAEPKISHGFPMLPKAIVDQHFSQKKRFQRLAKAVQSHPDRTGIGIDEGTGMLIGGRKAKIVGDGSVYVYRTQRLKPNEQLISTASFVPETLASIEATKMLPGDEIDLRDLDLFGE, translated from the coding sequence ATGCCAAGTTTAGTCAGGAAGATTATCGCATCGTTCGCGGCGGTTGTTCCCTCTATTGGGATACCATTCATCGCGAGCACAACGACTTGTTTTGGTCAAGACGCGACCGAACTAGTGGTTGCACCGGAGTTCACGGTTGCGTCCCGATTGCCACCCCGACTTGAATCCGAGTCGATCGACGTGCGGGTTCAGAAAGAGGTTCGAGGACGAATCTTGTTGTGCGGAGGGGGCGTACTGCCCCAGCAGATTCGCGAGGTCTTTCACGAAGAGGGGCTTGGTCGCAATGGGAGATTGGTCCTTATTCCGACCGCTTCCGCTCTATCCGACCTAGGAGATTTCACGCATTGGGTCAATTACTGGAGTGGATTCCAGTGGCAGAGTGTTGAGATTCTTCATGCCCCGGATCGCAATACGGCGATGCACGACACCCGTTCGGTCGAGAGTTTGAGCAATGCCTCGGCTGTGTGGATCAGCGGCGGGGATCAAAGCCGGCTGGCAGAACGCTATGCTGGGACGCCGATTGAGTCGGCGTTAATGTCGGTAGTTTCTCGCGGAGGAATCGTAGGCGGGACCAGTGCCGGGGCCGCGATCGCTTCGAGTTTGATGATCGCGGGCGGTTGGGCTGAGCCGAAGATCTCGCATGGGTTTCCGATGCTCCCCAAGGCGATCGTGGACCAACATTTTTCCCAAAAGAAGCGGTTTCAAAGGTTGGCCAAGGCCGTTCAATCTCATCCAGACCGGACCGGGATTGGGATCGATGAAGGGACAGGCATGTTGATCGGGGGGCGCAAGGCGAAGATTGTGGGGGACGGATCGGTTTATGTGTATCGCACCCAACGGTTGAAGCCCAATGAGCAATTGATTTCCACGGCATCGTTTGTTCCCGAAACTCTGGCATCGATCGAAGCGACCAAAATGCTGCCAGGGGACGAAATCGATCTTCGAGATCTAGATCTTTTCGGAGAGTGA
- a CDS encoding VOC family protein: MAGNETGANPSTGSPQHVDRLVPMAHVADVDAAARFYAYLGFSIESQYTRPDGVTNFVGLISGGAKLFLALASGPIVPSQQAVLFYMYVRDVSRLRQALLEKGLEDGGLPPGWRKAGSEGHMPERNAVYSISYPFYMPAGELRVQDLDGYTLLIGQLG, translated from the coding sequence ATGGCAGGCAACGAAACAGGCGCAAACCCATCCACGGGCAGCCCACAGCATGTAGACCGTTTGGTTCCTATGGCGCACGTGGCCGATGTCGACGCCGCTGCGCGTTTTTACGCGTATCTCGGTTTTTCTATCGAGAGCCAGTACACGAGGCCCGATGGAGTTACGAACTTCGTCGGATTGATTTCGGGCGGGGCGAAACTTTTTCTCGCGCTGGCGAGCGGTCCCATAGTGCCGAGCCAGCAAGCCGTGTTGTTCTATATGTATGTGCGAGATGTTTCGCGATTGCGACAGGCGTTGCTTGAAAAGGGGTTGGAGGATGGGGGCTTACCACCTGGATGGCGAAAGGCGGGCTCCGAGGGGCATATGCCCGAGCGGAACGCGGTCTACTCCATTAGCTATCCCTTCTATATGCCCGCAGGGGAATTACGGGTACAGGATCTGGATGGTTACACCCTTTTGATCGGTCAGCTTGGATGA
- a CDS encoding chalcone isomerase family protein, with the protein MLRRVLLCFFMFASIASTVHAEMGSQLKIGEQVLQLNGAGVRTKTFVQIYESGLYLQTPTQNAKAVLDGDELMAIRVRITSGFVNRASLVASLQEGLAQSTNGKPETLARETEQLQQALRDEVKKNDVFDFVYVPNKGLHVLKNGKVQGMIPGLAFKQALFGVWLSDSPVDKELRQAMLAGKHSSY; encoded by the coding sequence ATGTTACGTCGCGTCTTGTTGTGCTTTTTTATGTTTGCATCGATCGCTTCGACGGTTCATGCCGAGATGGGATCCCAATTGAAAATCGGTGAACAAGTTCTTCAATTGAATGGTGCTGGCGTTCGCACCAAGACCTTTGTCCAAATCTACGAGAGCGGGCTCTACCTCCAAACTCCAACTCAAAATGCAAAGGCCGTCCTGGACGGCGATGAACTGATGGCAATTCGTGTCCGGATCACATCCGGATTCGTAAATCGCGCTTCGCTGGTCGCGTCGCTTCAAGAAGGCTTGGCCCAATCAACGAACGGCAAGCCGGAAACGCTCGCGCGTGAAACCGAGCAACTGCAACAGGCGCTTCGAGACGAAGTGAAAAAGAATGACGTCTTCGACTTTGTTTACGTTCCCAACAAAGGGCTTCACGTTTTGAAGAATGGAAAAGTACAGGGTATGATTCCAGGACTCGCTTTCAAACAGGCCTTGTTCGGCGTCTGGCTTTCCGATTCCCCCGTTGACAAAGAACTCCGCCAAGCGATGTTGGCAGGGAAACACTCTTCCTATTAA
- a CDS encoding cupin domain-containing protein codes for MNQPEYHVKQLANEIAIPESGKKSVVLIDGPKTKAILFAFAPGSGLAEHVAPLDATIQIISGTAKLTVGENSVEGRPGTWIQMVASTPHSIQAESPVVMLLTLIK; via the coding sequence ATGAATCAGCCGGAATACCACGTTAAACAGCTTGCCAACGAAATCGCCATTCCCGAGTCGGGTAAAAAGTCGGTGGTCCTGATCGACGGTCCCAAAACAAAAGCAATCCTGTTTGCATTTGCTCCCGGCAGTGGACTTGCCGAACACGTCGCACCTCTAGACGCTACGATTCAAATTATCTCTGGCACAGCGAAGCTGACCGTTGGAGAGAACTCGGTCGAAGGTCGACCGGGAACCTGGATTCAAATGGTCGCATCTACCCCACACAGCATTCAAGCCGAATCGCCTGTCGTGATGTTGCTAACGCTGATCAAATAA
- a CDS encoding cupin domain-containing protein: MSANDRATITKPSEGPRVGVVGDIYRFLATGKETDGKYATFEAIVPPGSGPPPHIHSREEESFLILEGEMTFQLGDNRFVVGEGTFLNMPVGSLHCFKNESQRTARMLISIAPAGLEEMFLEVGLPLANRDSIAPPPTPADIEKLLAAAPRYGVTILVPEHTPGEPPEQHSALSE, from the coding sequence ATGTCTGCAAACGATCGTGCCACCATAACCAAGCCGAGCGAAGGTCCCCGAGTCGGGGTCGTCGGCGACATCTATCGATTCCTTGCAACGGGCAAGGAGACGGACGGAAAATACGCGACCTTCGAAGCCATCGTCCCGCCTGGAAGCGGACCTCCACCGCACATTCATAGCCGGGAGGAAGAATCGTTTCTAATTCTCGAAGGTGAAATGACCTTCCAACTCGGAGACAATCGCTTCGTGGTCGGTGAAGGAACATTTCTCAATATGCCAGTTGGCAGCCTGCACTGCTTCAAAAACGAAAGCCAAAGAACAGCGCGCATGCTGATATCGATTGCGCCAGCCGGTTTGGAAGAAATGTTCTTGGAGGTAGGACTGCCATTGGCAAACAGAGACTCCATCGCACCTCCCCCCACCCCAGCCGACATTGAAAAACTCCTTGCCGCCGCACCTCGGTACGGGGTCACCATTTTAGTCCCAGAACACACGCCCGGTGAACCTCCGGAACAACACTCTGCGTTGTCGGAATAA
- a CDS encoding trimeric intracellular cation channel family protein, with product METLNLILDFAGTFVFALSGAMMGVRYKLDIFGVLVLSFAAANSGGILRDVLIGATPPRAIQDWRYLAVSLLAGLVTFFRYSKIDRLKSKLLLCDAVGLSLFAVAGANKALAFHLDPIPAIMLGMLTGIGGGMMRDLLVAEIPAVLRADFYALAALCGAAVVVVGNAWKLPSLPVSIAGGCLCFGLRYMAIRRNWRLPVADSDEGSPQGNLDPNHDKESG from the coding sequence ATGGAGACGCTGAATCTCATTTTGGATTTCGCCGGGACATTCGTCTTCGCGTTGAGCGGCGCGATGATGGGAGTTCGGTACAAACTGGACATCTTTGGAGTGCTTGTCCTTTCCTTTGCGGCGGCCAATTCGGGTGGTATCCTGCGAGATGTTTTGATCGGGGCGACTCCTCCTCGGGCGATTCAAGATTGGCGCTATCTGGCCGTTTCACTCTTGGCTGGCTTGGTCACCTTTTTTCGCTATTCGAAAATCGATCGATTGAAGTCCAAGCTATTGCTGTGCGACGCCGTGGGTCTCTCTCTCTTTGCCGTCGCGGGCGCAAACAAAGCGCTAGCCTTTCATCTCGATCCGATACCCGCAATCATGCTCGGGATGTTGACTGGAATCGGGGGCGGCATGATGCGAGATCTCTTGGTTGCAGAGATTCCTGCAGTGCTGCGAGCGGACTTTTATGCATTGGCGGCCCTGTGCGGTGCCGCCGTGGTCGTGGTGGGGAACGCATGGAAACTACCTTCGCTGCCCGTCTCTATCGCGGGAGGGTGTCTTTGCTTCGGACTCCGCTACATGGCGATCCGACGCAATTGGAGACTACCGGTTGCGGACAGCGACGAAGGATCCCCCCAAGGTAACCTTGATCCGAACCACGATAAAGAGTCTGGGTGA
- the rnk gene encoding nucleoside diphosphate kinase regulator: protein MMNRTLFVSSLDHSRLHDLVISAKQFATANTAMLDALESELDKATIVPPREIPPYVVTMNTCVHLSDLDSGEDRKVTLVYPSDAKRNKECLSILTELGVAIIGYSVGDTVEWNSPTGLRKLQDQFY from the coding sequence ATGATGAATCGCACCCTTTTCGTTTCCAGTTTAGACCACAGCCGTCTTCATGACTTGGTAATCTCCGCGAAACAGTTCGCGACAGCCAACACGGCGATGCTCGATGCGTTGGAGAGCGAACTAGACAAAGCAACCATTGTTCCTCCTCGTGAAATTCCACCTTACGTGGTGACGATGAATACGTGTGTTCATCTATCCGATTTGGATTCGGGTGAAGATCGCAAAGTGACGTTGGTCTATCCGAGCGATGCCAAACGGAACAAGGAATGCCTTTCGATCCTGACCGAACTGGGAGTCGCGATTATTGGCTACTCGGTGGGGGACACCGTGGAGTGGAACTCGCCGACAGGCCTCCGTAAACTTCAAGATCAATTCTATTGA